In a genomic window of Gossypium arboreum isolate Shixiya-1 chromosome 7, ASM2569848v2, whole genome shotgun sequence:
- the LOC108469796 gene encoding ubiquitin C-terminal hydrolase 22-like isoform X1, protein MCARNSIYTTPKPCKHLADYKLRHGFNTYYSIRNCLKTTPNGRTRVAKHTTKIPRCSFCDRYQGRLYFCLMCSSLWCPTHILLHTQSEKGHEVAIDMDRSELYCCLCCDQVYDPDFDKVVVCNQVKDLPGGSKSKTNGFEACGERSSKRKRLDSGIGLDLKKSKLLVSMRDRRAKSCYPLGLRGLNNLGSTCFMNSVLQALLHAPPLRNYFLNDRHNSIQCRKRSGEKLCLLCDIDAISSAMFSGDRTPYTPAHFLYSWWQHSSNLASYEEQDAHEFFISVLDGIHETESKIRNSGKDDGDCQCIAHRAFSGLLRSDVTCISCGFTSTTYDPCVDISLNMDTSNLSSSNANKPIKPDEKTGASTLSGCLNFFTRAERLGSDQKLHCQNCQELRDSSKQLSIRRLPLVLCLHIKRVEHSLVRKISRKINQYMQFPFSLDMTPYLSSSIVRSKFGNRIFTFEYDNSNSSAAYEIFAVIAHSGMLESGHYVTYLRLKNQWYKCDDAWISEVDEGIVRASQCYMLFYVQKLLYNEAIEDSSFVHISPRRDPFDSTAGCS, encoded by the exons ATGTGCGCAAGAAACTCTATCTACACTACCCCCAAACCCTGCAAACACCTAGCTGATTACAAGCTCAGGcatggcttcaatacttattATTCCATCCGAAATTGCCTCAAGACCACCCCTAATGGAAGAACTAGAGTTGCTAAACACACCACTAAAATACCCAGATGTAGTTTCTGTGATAGATATCAAGGAAGACTTTACTTTTGTTTGATGTGCTCTTCACTATGGTGTCCAACCCACATTCTTTTACATACCCAATCTGAGAAAGGCCATGAGGTAGCTATTGACATGGACAGATCAGAGCTTTATTGTTGTTTGTGTTGTGATCAGGTCTACGATCCTGATTTTGACAAAGTTGTTGTGTGTAACCAAGTCAAGGACTTGCCTGGAGGTAGTAAAAGTAAAACCAATGGTTTTGAGGCATGTGGTGAGAGATCAAGCAAGAGAAAGAGATTAGATTCTGGGATAGGATTAGATTTGAAGAAATCAAAACTGTTGGTTTCAATGAGAGATCGGAGAGCAAAATCATGTTATCCATTGGGATTGAGGGGATTGAACAATCTGGGGAGTACTTGTTTTATGAACTCTGTGTTGCAGGCTTTGCTTCATGCTCCTCCTTTGAGGAATTACTTTCTGAATGATCGACACAACAGTATTCAATGCAGGAAAAGATCTGGTGAAAAGCTCTGCTTGCTTTGTGACATTGATGCTATTTCTTCAGCTATGTTTTCCGGTGATCGAACCCCTTATACTCCTGCTCACTTTCTTTATAG CTGGTGGCAGCATTCATCGAATCTAGCTAGTTATGAGGAGCAGGATGCTCATGAGTTCTTCATTTCAGTTTTAGATGGGATTCATGAGACGGAAAGCAAAATACGAAACTCCGGCAAAG ATGATGGAGACTGCCAATGTATTGCTCATAGGGCATTCTCTGGGTTGTTGAGATCTGATGTGACATGTATCTCCTGCGGATTTACTTCCACAACTTACGATCCTTGTGTTGATATTTCACTCAACATGGACACGAGTAATTTGTCTTCATCCAATGCTAACAAACCCATTAAACCCGATGAGAAGACAGGTGCGTCTACTCTTTCGGGTTGTCTGAATTTTTTTACAAGAGCTGAGAGGTTAGGTTCTGATCAAAAACTTCATTGTCAAAATTGTCAAGAACTACGTGACTCGTCAAAGCAACTGTCTATTAGAAGACTCCCATTGGTGCTGTGTTTACATATAAAGAGAGTCGAGCACTCTTTAGTCAGAAAAATATCGAGGAAAATCAATCAGTATATGCAGTTCCCTTTCTCATTGGACATGACTCCATATTTGTCATCCTCCATTGTTAGAAGCAAGTTCGGAAATAGAATATTCACTTTCGAATATGACAACTCCAATAGTTCTGCAGCATATGAGATTTTTGCTGTGATTGCTCATTCGGGGATGCTGGAGTCAGGACATTACGTGACTTATCTGCGACTAAAGAACCAGTGGTACAAATGCGATGATGCTTGGATATCTGAGGTTGATGAAGGAATAGTGAGAGCTTCACAGTGTTATATGTTGTTCTACGTACAGAAGCTGCTTTACAATGAAGCGATCGAGGATTCAAGTTTCGTGCATATTTCCCCGCGTAGAGATCCATTTGACTCTACTGCCGGTTGTTCCTAG
- the LOC108454306 gene encoding probable phospholipid hydroperoxide glutathione peroxidase — MASMSFSATIPSPLLDFSQTKKNQVFSSSWPSMSFSIPSIKSSLGSSKSAFFQNGFSLLSLTASGFVFNSRSSGIYARAATDKTLYDYTVKDIDGKDTPLSKFKGKVLLIVNVASRCGLTTSNYSELSHIYDKYKNQGFEILAFPCNQFGGQEPGSNPDIKKFACTRFKAEFPIFDKVDVNGPNTAPVYQFLKSSAGGFFSDLIKWNFEKFLVDKNGKVVERYPPTTSPFQIEKDIQKLLAT, encoded by the exons ATGGCTTCCATGTCTTTCTCTGCAACTATTCCGTCTCCCCTTCTTGATTTTTCCCAAACCAAAAAGAACCAAGTTTTTTCTTCATCATGGCCTTCCATGTCTTTCTCAATCCCTTCCATCAAATCCTCGCTTGGGTCTTCAAAATCAGCCTTTTTCCAAAATGGATTCTCGTTGCTATCGCTTACTGCTTCTGGGTTTGTCTTTAACTCTAGATCTTCAGGCATTTATGCAAGAGCAGCTACGGATAAAACCCTATACGACTACACAGTAAAG GATATTGATGGGAAGGATACCCCTCTTAGCAAATTTAAGGGAAAAGTTCTTTTGATTGTTAATGTTGCTTCAAGATG TGGTTTGACAACATCAAATTACTCTGAGCTTTCCCACATATATGACAAGTACAAGAATCAAG GATTTGAGATTCTAGCTTTCCCTTGCAATCAATTCGGGGGACAAGAGCCTGGATCAAATCCTGATATTAAAAAATTTGCTTGTACCAGGTTCAAGGCAGAGTTTCCTATATTTGATAAG GTTGATGTGAATGGACCGAATACGGCTCCCGTTTACCAGTTTCTGAAGTCGAGTGCTGGTGGATTTTTCAGTGACCTGATCAAGTGGAACTTTGAGAAGTTCTTGGTGGATAAAAATGGCAAAGTTGTTGAGAGGTATCCACCAACGACATCGCCTTTCCAAATTGAG AAGGACATTCAGAAGCTCCTCGCGACATGA
- the LOC108471868 gene encoding enhancer of rudimentary homolog yields MANRHTIILMQTSQSRATRTFMDYDSISQAMDGICGLYERKLKDLNPATGNITYDIADLYNFIDGLADMSALVYDHRIQAFLPNDRQWIKQKLFQHLKKLAH; encoded by the exons ATG GCAAACAGGCACACCATTATTTTGATGCAAACTTCACAGAGCAGAGCAACCAGAACATTTATGGATTATGATTCCATAAGTCAAGCTATGGATG GGATATGTGGACTATATGAAAGGAAACTTAAGGATCTAAATCCAGCTACAGGAAACATCACTTACGATATTGCTGATCTTTACAATTTTATTGATGGCCTTGCAGATATGAGCGCCCTTGT CTATGATCACAGGATTCAAGCTTTTTTGCCTAACGACAGGCAATGGATTAAACAGAAACTATTTCAACACCTGAAGAAGTTGGCACATTAA
- the LOC108469796 gene encoding ubiquitin C-terminal hydrolase 22-like isoform X2, with the protein MCARNSIYTTPKPCKHLADYKLRHGFNTYYSIRNCLKTTPNGRTRVAKHTTKIPRCSFCDRYQGRLYFCLMCSSLWCPTHILLHTQSEKGHEVAIDMDRSELYCCLCCDQVYDPDFDKVVVCNQVKDLPGGSKSKTNGFEACGERSSKRKRLDSGIGLDLKKSKLLVSMRDRRAKSCYPLGLRGLNNLGSTCFMNSVLQALLHAPPLRNYFLNDRHNSIQCRKRSGEKLCLLCDIDAISSAMFSGDRTPYTPAHFLYSWWQHSSNLASYEEQDAHEFFISVLDGIHETESKIRNSGKDDGDCQCIAHRAFSGLLRSDVTCISCGFTSTTYDPCVDISLNMDTSNLSSSNANKPIKPDEKTELRDSSKQLSIRRLPLVLCLHIKRVEHSLVRKISRKINQYMQFPFSLDMTPYLSSSIVRSKFGNRIFTFEYDNSNSSAAYEIFAVIAHSGMLESGHYVTYLRLKNQWYKCDDAWISEVDEGIVRASQCYMLFYVQKLLYNEAIEDSSFVHISPRRDPFDSTAGCS; encoded by the exons ATGTGCGCAAGAAACTCTATCTACACTACCCCCAAACCCTGCAAACACCTAGCTGATTACAAGCTCAGGcatggcttcaatacttattATTCCATCCGAAATTGCCTCAAGACCACCCCTAATGGAAGAACTAGAGTTGCTAAACACACCACTAAAATACCCAGATGTAGTTTCTGTGATAGATATCAAGGAAGACTTTACTTTTGTTTGATGTGCTCTTCACTATGGTGTCCAACCCACATTCTTTTACATACCCAATCTGAGAAAGGCCATGAGGTAGCTATTGACATGGACAGATCAGAGCTTTATTGTTGTTTGTGTTGTGATCAGGTCTACGATCCTGATTTTGACAAAGTTGTTGTGTGTAACCAAGTCAAGGACTTGCCTGGAGGTAGTAAAAGTAAAACCAATGGTTTTGAGGCATGTGGTGAGAGATCAAGCAAGAGAAAGAGATTAGATTCTGGGATAGGATTAGATTTGAAGAAATCAAAACTGTTGGTTTCAATGAGAGATCGGAGAGCAAAATCATGTTATCCATTGGGATTGAGGGGATTGAACAATCTGGGGAGTACTTGTTTTATGAACTCTGTGTTGCAGGCTTTGCTTCATGCTCCTCCTTTGAGGAATTACTTTCTGAATGATCGACACAACAGTATTCAATGCAGGAAAAGATCTGGTGAAAAGCTCTGCTTGCTTTGTGACATTGATGCTATTTCTTCAGCTATGTTTTCCGGTGATCGAACCCCTTATACTCCTGCTCACTTTCTTTATAG CTGGTGGCAGCATTCATCGAATCTAGCTAGTTATGAGGAGCAGGATGCTCATGAGTTCTTCATTTCAGTTTTAGATGGGATTCATGAGACGGAAAGCAAAATACGAAACTCCGGCAAAG ATGATGGAGACTGCCAATGTATTGCTCATAGGGCATTCTCTGGGTTGTTGAGATCTGATGTGACATGTATCTCCTGCGGATTTACTTCCACAACTTACGATCCTTGTGTTGATATTTCACTCAACATGGACACGAGTAATTTGTCTTCATCCAATGCTAACAAACCCATTAAACCCGATGAGAAGACAG AACTACGTGACTCGTCAAAGCAACTGTCTATTAGAAGACTCCCATTGGTGCTGTGTTTACATATAAAGAGAGTCGAGCACTCTTTAGTCAGAAAAATATCGAGGAAAATCAATCAGTATATGCAGTTCCCTTTCTCATTGGACATGACTCCATATTTGTCATCCTCCATTGTTAGAAGCAAGTTCGGAAATAGAATATTCACTTTCGAATATGACAACTCCAATAGTTCTGCAGCATATGAGATTTTTGCTGTGATTGCTCATTCGGGGATGCTGGAGTCAGGACATTACGTGACTTATCTGCGACTAAAGAACCAGTGGTACAAATGCGATGATGCTTGGATATCTGAGGTTGATGAAGGAATAGTGAGAGCTTCACAGTGTTATATGTTGTTCTACGTACAGAAGCTGCTTTACAATGAAGCGATCGAGGATTCAAGTTTCGTGCATATTTCCCCGCGTAGAGATCCATTTGACTCTACTGCCGGTTGTTCCTAG